In Cydia fagiglandana chromosome 16, ilCydFagi1.1, whole genome shotgun sequence, the following are encoded in one genomic region:
- the LOC134672184 gene encoding nose resistant to fluoxetine protein 6-like, with amino-acid sequence MDDYDRCLVAPEGLYCVLDADLYPGENPDLMRILQGYSASTKKHYNHTQIHRALCVTQTCKEFTQGRYLEHPEDLKLVLEECVNASVWRTHKLTAKVTNISTCKKHGAKRHFSAADYVMAGVYMTLIIVNVLGTWHDFIQDNTPGNPYLMAFSIRRNWRKLTSAGFDGPDHRLRRLRVFNGLRTLTIFGVFTTHTALVMAFSFLKNPLYFEVTYEDPFKVLLVNGDVVTYTFFVMSGFLLAFNFELLAEKTKITFWEWPKALALRWLRLTPVMAIVLFTVMTINRHLADGPQWDLVVTSEAEACWQYWWAHLLYINNYIYDNSHCLPQTWYIAADTQLFALGLLVCVVFRRPRYQAMVLAVLGVIALIMPAAHTYFQDLDAVVYQSPELYRSLYKTYDTFRIMYVRAHTNMFTYVLGMACGLLAIHWFKNEKVVSERFQTYDTFRIMYVRAHTNMFTHVLGMACGLLAIHWFKNEKVVSERFQTYDTFRIMYVRAHTNMFTHVLGMACGLLAIHWFKNEKVVSERFQTYDTFRIMYVRAHTNMFTHVLGMACGLLAIHWLVFNLYRSLYKTYDTFRIMYVRAHTNMFTYVLGMACGLLAIHWFKNEKVVSERFQKYRWVLWVTLPVLFFNVYSGSFFYADGYEPSTALRVLYATLRKPLFQVFTFMFIMGSIFKAEGVLRGILEWRGFTWTARVSYCAFLLHTLVQRGLVGAQRLPTYMSDYYMLIILGGTTFITAIAAALLWLTVEAPIGALFKAIIAPAAPPPRVETTKV; translated from the exons ATGGACGACTACGACCGCTGTCTGGTGGCACCCGAAGGACTCTATTGCGTCCTGGATGCAGATTTGTACCCTGGGGAAAACCCGGACCTTATGCGAATTCTACAg GGATACTCTGCCAGTACGAAAAAACACTACAACCACACACAAATACACAGAGCGTTATGTGTCACACAAACTTGCAAGGAGTTCACACAGGGAAGATACTTGGAACACCCAGAAGACCTAAAGTTGGTCCTTGAGGAATGCGTGAATGCTTCCGTATGGCGAACACACAAGCTGACCGCCAA AGTAACGAATATTTCTACTTGCAAGAAACATGGGGCAAAAAGGCATTTCTCCGCCGCAGATTACGTTATGGCAGGGGTTTACATGACTCTCATAATAGTCAACGTGTTGGGAACATGGCACGATTTCATTCAGGATAACACACCAG GGAACCCGTACTTAATGGCGTTCTCCATCCGACGCAACTGGCGCAAACTGACCTCTGCCGGGTTTGACGGCCCCGACCACAGACTGCGGAGGCTTCGCGTCTTCAATGGACTAAG AACCCTGACGATATTCGGCGTGTTCACAACCCACACAGCACTAGTGATGGCCTTCTCCTTCTTAAAGAACCCTCTCTACTTCGAAGTG ACCTACGAAGATCCCTTCAAAGTCCTGCTCGTCAACGGCGACGTGGTCACGTACACGTTCTTCGTGATGTCCGGCTTCCTGCTGGCGTTCAACTTCGAGCTGCTGGCGGAGAAGACTAAGATCACCTTCTGGGAATGGCCTAAGGCTTTGGCGTTGCGTTGGCTGAG ATTGACCCCCGTGATGGCGATAGTGCTGTTCACGGTGATGACCATCAACCGCCACCTGGCGGACGGTCCGCAATGGGACTTAGTGGTCACCAGCGAGGCCGAAGCCTGCTGGCAGTACTGGTGGGCGCATCTGCTGTATATCAACAACTATATCTATGACAACTCGCACTGCCTGCCCCAAACTTG GTACATAGCAGCTGATACACAGCTATTCGCACTAGGTCTGCTGGTATGCGTGGTGTTCCGCCGTCCGCGCTATCAGGCGATGGTACTAGCTGTTTTGGGAGTCATCGCGCTGATTATGCCTGCGGCTCACACCTATTTTCAAGACTTGGATGCGGTGGTCTATCAATCTCCTGA ATTATACCGCAGCCTCTACAAGACGTACGACACGTTCCGCATCATGTACGTGCGCGCGCACACCAACATGTTCACATACGTCCTCGGCATGGCCTGCGGGCTGCTCGCCATACATTGGTTCAAGAACGAGAAGGTCGTCTCTGAGAGATTCCAG ACGTACGACACGTTCCGCATCATGTACGTGCGCGCGCACACCAACATGTTCACACACGTCCTCGGCATGGCCTGCGGGCTGCTCGCCATACATTGGTTCAAGAACGAGAAGGTCGTCTCTGAGAGATTCCAG ACGTACGACACGTTCCGCATCATGTACGTGCGCGCGCACACCAACATGTTCACACACGTCCTCGGCATGGCCTGCGGGCTGCTCGCCATACATTGGTTCAAGAACGAGAAGGTCGTCTCTGAGAGATTCCAG ACGTACGACACGTTCCGCATCATGTACGTGCGCGCGCACACCAACATGTTCACACACGTCCTCGGCATGGCCTGCGGGCTGCTCGCCATACATTG GTTGGTCTTCAACTTATACCGCAGCCTCTACAAGACGTACGACACGTTCCGCATCATGTACGTGCGCGCGCACACCAACATGTTCACATACGTCCTCGGCATGGCCTGCGGGCTGCTCGCCATACATTGGTTCAAGAACGAGAAGGTCGTCTCTGAGAGATTCCAG AAATATCGCTGGGTGCTCTGGGTGACGCTCCCGGTCCTGTTCTTCAACGTGTACTCGGGCTCCTTCTTTTACGCGGACGGCTACGAGCCCTCCACGGCGCTGCGGGTGCTGTACGCCACGCTGCGGAAGCCCCTGTTCCAGGTCTTCACCTTCATGTTCATCATGGGCTCCATCTTTAAGGCTGAAG GCGTGCTCCGTGGCATCCTAGAATGGCGCGGCTTCACTTGGACTGCCCGAGTGTCGTACTGCGCGTTCCTACTCCATACACTAGTGCAGCGTGGTCTGGTCGGCGCGCAGAGGCTGCCCACATACATGTCGGACTACTACATG CTAATAATACTCGGCGGTACTACGTTCATCACGGCCATAGCGGCGGCGCTGCTCTGGCTGACCGTGGAGGCCCCGATAGGAGCTCTCTTCAAAGCCATCATAGCTCCGGCGGCGCCGCCACCACGGGTGGAAACTACCAAAGTTTAA
- the LOC134672185 gene encoding nose resistant to fluoxetine protein 6-like codes for MKKLAIFLFLVHQCSGIIYSLNLTEFYKLPDLYQMDDYDPCVAEPGGLYCMVDADLYPGDNPELMRTIRNYYLQEYSEYKRKHFNHTQVHRALCVTTTCKDFINRNLETEEDLKLILEECVNASMWREYKLNARLSNISSCKKHGAKRYFSIGDYVMAAVYIALIILNALGTLHDELKGNTPGNSYLLAFSLRRNWRRLTTPSSAGSDHRLRRLKAIDAMRSLTIFGVFSTHTALAIGFSYLKNPLYFETAYDDMKKNILIQGPVVTYTFFMMSGFLAAFNVELQAEKRKITLWDWPRGLLLRYLRLTPCLALVMFTIMTLNRHFGDGPQWDIVVTGEAEACTQYWWAHLLYINNYIYDDSHCLPQSWYLAADTQLFALGLLVCVVCRRPRTQVLVIGALAVASLVIPAVHTYFQDFDAVAYQSPEMFRTIYKNYDTFRTMYIGAHTNLSTYVVGLAGGLLAFHGLRNEKTFSEKFKRHRWVVWLCVPLGLVCILSSTFLYTDGYEPSMTTKILFAVLRKPVMQLFTIVILMGCIFKAEDIVRGILEWRSFTWIARVSYSAFLIHTIIQRGLIGTQRVPTFASDIFLVMILAGTAFLSLAGAAILWVTVEAPLATVVKNILVPAKREPVRPETTEETTKV; via the exons ATGAAGAAGTTAGCAATTTTCCTATTTTTAGTTCATCAGTGTTCGGGTATCATTTATTCCCTAAATT TAACAGAATTCTACAAGCTGCCGGATCTGTACCAAATGGACGATTACGACCCGTGTGTGGCCGAGCCAGGTGGCCTGTACTGCATGGTGGACGCCGACCTGTACCCCGGGGATAACCCCGAACTCATGAGGACCATCAGG aactattatttacaggAGTATTCCGAATATAAGAGAAAGCATTTCAATCACACACAAGTACATAGGGCTCTATGCGTTACTACAACTTGTAAGGACTTCATAAACAGAAACTTGGAAACAGAAGAGGACCTAAAGTTGATCCTTGAGGAATGCGTTAATGCTTCCATGTGGCGTGAATACAAGCTGAACGCTAG ACTTTCAAATATATCATCGTGCAAGAAACATGGAGCAAAAAGATATTTTAGCATTGGAGATTATGTCATGGCGGCAGTTTATATAGCTTTAATAATACTCAATGCACTGGGGACTTTGCACGACGAGCTCAAAGGGAATACTCCAG GGAACTCCTACTTGCTGGCGTTCTCGTTACGAAGGAACTGGCGTAGACTGACAACACCGAGCAGCGCAGGCTCCGACCACAGATTGCGGAGGCTTAAAGCCATCGATGCTATGAG GTCCTTGACGATATTCGGCGTGTTTTCAACCCATACTGCGCTAGCAATCGGCTTCTCTTACCTTAAGAACCCTCTTTACTTCGAAACG GCGTACGACGACATGAAAAAGAACATCCTCATCCAAGGTCCCGTGGTGACGTACACGTTCTTCATGATGTCCGGCTTCCTGGCGGCCTTCAACGTGGAGCTGCAGGCCGAGAAGCGGAAGATCACGCTGTGGGACTGGCCTAGGGGCTTGCTGTTGCGGTACCTAAG ATTAACTCCGTGCCTAGCTTTGGTGATGTTCACGATCATGACCCTGAACCGTCACTTCGGCGACGGACCGCAGTGGGACATCGTGGTCACGGGCGAGGCGGAGGCCTGCACCCAGTACTGGTGGGCGCATCTGCTGTACATCAACAATTATATCTATGATGACTCGCACTGTTTACCGCAGAGCTG GTACCTAGCAGCGGATACGCAACTCTTCGCCCTGGGGTTACTAGTTTGCGTGGTATGCCGCCGCCCACGCACGCAGGTGTTGGTGATCGGTGCATTGGCCGTCGCTTCACTAGTGATACCCGCTGTGCATACGTACTTCCAGGACTTTGATGCGGTGGCTTATCAGTCTCCCGA AATGTTCCGTACTATATACAAGAACTACGACACGTTCCGCACCATGTACATCGGTGCTCACACCAACCTGTCCACCTACGTCGTCGGCCTAGCTGGAGGCCTTCTGGCCTTCCACGGGCTCAGGAACGAGAAGACCTTCTCTGAGAAGTTCAAG AGACACCGCTGGGTTGTCTGGCTGTGCGTCCCGCTCGGCTTGGTCTGCATATTATCCAGCACCTTCCTCTACACGGATGGGTACGAGCCGTCGATGACGACCAAGATCCTCTTCGCCGTTCTGAGGAAGCCCGTCATGCAGCTGTTTACCATTGTGATTCTGATGGGGTGCATCTTTAAGGCAGAAG ATATAGTTCGAGGTATTCTAGAATGGCGAAGCTTCACCTGGATAGCACGAGTCTCGTACAGCGCGTTCCTGATACACACGATCATTCAACGTGGTTTGATCGGTACACAGAGGGTCCCGACATTCGCATCTGACATTTTTCTG GTAATGATCCTAGCAGGAACAGCTTTCCTGTCCCTCGCCGGAGCAGCAATCCTGTGGGTGACAGTAGAAGCTCCCCTAGCTACTGTAGTCAAGAACATACTCGTTCCAGCCAAGAGAGAACCAGTACGTCCGGAGACAACGGAAGAGACTACTAAGGTGTAA